From Verrucomicrobiia bacterium, one genomic window encodes:
- a CDS encoding glycosyltransferase: MSGVPKISICLPSLNTRPYLMERFQSIFDQTFQDWELIVCDSFSDDGSWELIQELAAKESRMRIYQTPRKGVYAGFNDCIERARGDYIYIATSDDTMSPECLERMAAALEANPDCGIAHCCLDFIDQQSRKVAGEHQWEQWFSTRFFGEWNKKSHIRPRGHDTVLAMGLRSVYYSVTQLLIRRSLFAEAGLYETKWGPFGDLEWQMRAALVTKTVHVPEYLATWRIHEKQASQMDQHIKAVRKGWFLEIADSVIRFSRVKNLPFAGGLPTRLRRFYGMEWIGAKVSERKNVFGKLNVLFQTLGADPTLTISFLKERIETKIFHKQKDYEKELRTELNLAGLNALLAVK, from the coding sequence ATGAGTGGTGTTCCTAAAATTTCGATTTGTTTGCCGAGCCTGAATACGCGGCCGTATTTGATGGAGCGGTTTCAGTCTATTTTTGACCAGACGTTTCAGGATTGGGAGTTGATCGTTTGTGACAGTTTTTCGGATGATGGATCGTGGGAGTTGATTCAGGAATTGGCGGCGAAGGAGTCGCGCATGCGGATTTATCAGACGCCGCGCAAGGGTGTCTATGCGGGGTTCAACGATTGCATCGAGCGGGCGCGCGGCGATTATATTTATATCGCGACGAGCGATGACACGATGTCGCCGGAATGCCTGGAACGCATGGCGGCGGCGCTGGAGGCAAATCCGGATTGTGGCATTGCCCATTGCTGCCTGGATTTCATTGATCAGCAGAGCCGGAAAGTAGCGGGTGAGCATCAATGGGAACAGTGGTTCAGCACGCGGTTTTTTGGCGAGTGGAATAAGAAGAGCCATATCCGCCCGCGCGGCCACGACACGGTTCTGGCGATGGGATTGCGAAGTGTTTATTATTCGGTGACGCAGTTATTGATTCGGCGAAGCTTGTTTGCCGAGGCGGGTTTGTATGAAACGAAGTGGGGTCCGTTTGGCGATCTGGAATGGCAGATGCGAGCGGCGTTGGTAACGAAAACGGTGCATGTGCCGGAATATCTGGCGACGTGGAGGATTCACGAGAAACAGGCATCGCAAATGGACCAGCATATCAAGGCGGTGCGCAAGGGATGGTTTTTGGAAATTGCGGATTCGGTGATTCGATTTTCGCGAGTAAAGAATTTGCCCTTTGCGGGCGGGTTGCCAACGCGGTTGCGGCGATTTTATGGGATGGAATGGATCGGCGCGAAGGTGAGCGAAAGAAAAAATGTTTTTGGGAAACTGAATGTCCTATTTCAAACCCTGGGCGCGGACCCGACACTGACGATTTCGTTTCTTAAAGAGCGCATAGAAACGAAAATATTTCACAAGCAAAAGGACTATGAAAAGGAATTGCGGACGGAATTGAATCTGGCGGGGTTGAATGCGTTGCTGGCTGTGAAATGA